The Microlunatus soli genome contains the following window.
CGATCAGCTTGAGCCCGACGACCAGCCAGTCCATCACCCGGAGTCCGACCGTGCCCGGGGCACGACCGAGCGCGAAGTGATCGGTGATCTCGAAGACCACGTTCACCGTCGCGAATCCCACGCACCACACCGCGGTCAGGGCAGCCGTGGCGACCACGAACCGGCCGGGGCGCGGCGGATCGTTCGACCGCCAGGTCGCACAGCGGGCAGGCTGATCATCTGCAGGGGTTCCGATCACCCATCGAGTTTCCGCGGGCCGGCCCGCCGAGGCCTTGACCTGCAGTGTCCGATCCTTGACCTTCGGTGGCAAATGGGTTGTGCCGGTGTGGTTGGCTGGGCACAGACCGCATGACGCACCGAGCGGACCGCCACCTCGCCGCAGAAGACAGCATGATCAACACCATCTTCGACAGCCGCCGCCTGCCGGCGGATCAACGACTCCCCCGTTTCGACCACCTGCAGCGGCGCAGCCCGCATGCGATGGGCGTGAGCAGCGCCGAACCGGAGCAGTTCACCGCTCTGGCACGTTCGGTCGAGCTGCCTCAGGCCGATCTGGTCGACCTGTCCATCTCCACCGCGCAGATCCGGCGCAGCCCGCGCCTGGTCCGCACCTCGGATCCCGGTGTCCATGCGGCGCTGCTGTTGCTACGCGGCCGGATCGGCATTCGCCAACTCGACCGGGAGGCGATCCTGCACCCGGGCGATCTGACCTTCTACACCAGTTCGGCTCCGTTCCAGATCCAGCTCGGTGGGATCGGCACGGACGCCGGCCCGGTCCGGCTGGTCCGTGTCCAGGTCCCGCAGGAACGCGTGCAGCTCGGCCGGCCCGCCACGTCGGAGCGATTCGCCGAGGCGGTACCGACCGCGCACGGGATGCCCGCGTTGTTCGCCGACTTCCTCAAGCGGCTCGCCGACGACCGTGAGGAGTTCGGAGCGGCCGACCTCGTCCGGCTGGACACCGTGGCCGCCGACCTGTTCGCCGCCACCCTGCAGTCCGATCCGACACCGGCCGACGATGATCAACAGGCCCTGCTGACCATGATCAACGATCACGTTCGACGGCATCTGTCCGACCCGGCGCTGTCCCCTCGCTCGATCGCCGCGGCGCACAACATCTCCCTCAGCGTCCTGCATCGGTTGTTCCGGGTGCGCGGGATCACGGTCGCGGCCTGGATCCGTCGGTTGCGGCTGGAGACGGCCCGCCGGTTGCTGACCGATCCGGCATCCGCCGGTGTGCCGGTGCGTCGGATCGGAGCCCGGGTCGGGTACGTCGACCACAGCACCTTCACCCGGGCGTTCACCGCGGCGTACGGGATGTCGCCGTCGGCGCATCGCCGGATCAGCTCCGAACCGGACCGCGCACCCGTTCCAGCCCCCGAGCGGCGGGCCTGCTGAGCGCAGCCGGTCCGATGAGGGCGTGTCCCGCAGCCTCGCGGCGCAGCGAGCGGTGTCCAGTGCGTGCGCTGACGACAGCGGCGGAGGGAATAACGGTGGGTCCCGTTTCGACTGACGACAACGTCGTCAGCGTGTGTGCCGGGCGCCGCGCAGTAGCCGACAGGTCGCCAGACACGCCTAGTGGGCTGGAAGCCCACTAGGGGTTGGAAGCCCACTAGTACCAGCCGACGCCGTCCAGGGTCAGTTCGTCCCGACTGATCCGGAGCAGATAGCCGCGCGCGGCGCCGGTGAATGCGGTCGCGCGTCGCTGTTCGGTGATCATCGGACCGAGCTCCGCGACGTCCTCGGCGACCAACACCCGCAGCACCGTACGGGCGGCGGCGATCTTGTCGGTCCCGTCACCGCGCTGTTCGGAGTTGTAGATCATCAGACTGTGCGGTCTGGGGTCATCGGTGGTGAAGTAGAAGGTCAGGTCGACCGACGGTTTCGAGCACCGCATCGAACGCGAAGGCGTCGCGTTCGCCGGGTCGAGCTCGCAGGCGTAGCCGAGCTCGATCACGTAGGACCGGATCACCTCGTACGAACTGGCGAACGGGCGTTCGTCGAGCAGTGGCACGTCGACCTGCCCGGCCATCGGGTCGCCGTCGGCATACCGGGTGCCCGCGATCGAGAGCAGCTCGATCGAGTCCACGTAGTCGACGGTGATCCAACCCCAGTCGGCGCGGTACCCATCGGCTTCACCGGTCCGGACTGCGTCCTCGATCGCCGACCTGATCAACGCCAGGTCTGCTCCACCGAGCAGGTCGTCGCCACCGAGTGCGTCGACGACCGGCATCGTCGCGGCAGCGTTCGAACCGGTCAGGTCGACGCTCCATCGGAAGGCGTCGACCCGTTGCTCCCTTCCGATCACCCAGTCCAGCTCACTGCCCGGATGTTCCTGGAGTCCGGAGTAGCAGCCGCTGATCGACGGCGAGACCTGCAGGCCGACACAGGTCAGGTCGAGGGCTTCGAGTCGGCGGACCAACCGGCCGGTGGGTTTCGGTGCGGTTCGTACCGGAGGGCGCGGCGGCGCCGAGGTCGCCGGCGCCGACGGCACCGGCTGTGAGGTCTCCTCGACGTGGGTGAGCTGCCGAACCACGACCACGACGGCAACGATCAGCGACAACACCACCAGCACGACGATCAGCCGGGCCAGCCGGTTGGATCCGGCTCCCGCACCCCGCTGATCATCCACTCCAGGTGGTGCCACCATCGATCAACGGTAGCCGTCGCGGGGATCATCCGACCCTGCCTCCGGCGCCGGCGCTCCCGCCGCCCGGCCTGCTCAGGCCCTCGTGCTCAGTCCTGGGTCAGCAGGGCGTCGACGAACTCGGTGGCCTCGAACGGGGCCAGATCATCAACGCCCTCACCGAGCCCGACCAGCTTGACCGGCACCCCGAGCTCGCGCTGCACCTGGATCACGATGCCGCCCTTGGCCGACCCGTCCAGCTTGGTCAGGACGACGCCGGTGATGTCGACCACCTCGGCGAAGATCCGGGCCTGGGTCAGACCGTTCTGACCGGTGGTCGCGTCCAGCACCAGCAACACCTCGGTGACCGGTGCCTGCCGTTCGATCACCCGCTTGACCTTGCCCAGTTCGTCCATCAGGCCGGTCTTGGTGTGCAACCTGCCCGCAGTGTCGACGATGACCACGTCGGCCTCCGCCTCGGTGCCCGCCTTGACGGCCTCGAAGGCGACGCTGGCCGGATCGGCACCCTCGGCTCCGCGGACGGTCGGAACCCCGACCCGACTCCCCCAGGTCTCCAGCTGATCGGCGGCAGCGGCTCGGAAGGTGTCGGCGGCGCCGAGCAGCACATCCTTGTCCTCGGCAACCAGCACCCGGGCGAGTTTGCCAACCGTGGTCGTCTTGCCGGTGCCGTTGACACCGACCACCATCACCACGGCGGGATGATCGCCGCGCACCGTACCGAGGGTTCGGTCCAGGGTGGGATCGACGATCTTGATCAATTCCTCGCGGAGTGCACCGCGGGCCTGACCGGGATCGGAGATCCCCTCGACCTTGAACCGATCCCGGAGCGCCTCAACCAGTTCCATGGTCGGGTTGACGCCGAGATCGGAGGACAACAGGGTGTCCTCGAAGTCCTCCCAGGTGTCCTCGTCCAGCTTGTCCCGGGAGAGTAGGGCGAGCAGTCCTCGGCTGAGTGCGTTGTTGGAGCCGGACAGCCGCCGACGCAGCCGCACCAACCGGCTCTCCGGTGCCTCCGGCTTCTCGACGGTCGGCTGCTCGACGACCGCCGGCTCGGTCTCCGGCTGGACGACCTCCGGCTCGGCCGTTTCCGGCTGGGCCGGCGCCGTATCGGGTCGGGTCGCGGTATCGGCCTCGCGGTCCTCGACAGCGGTCCCGGCCGAGCCTGCGGGTTGCTCCGGTGTCTTCTCCAGCTCCGGCTTGCTGGTCCCCCGCAGCGCGCGGCGCCTGCTGGTGACGACCAGCCCGGCGGTCACACCGAGGACGATGATGATGCCGGCGATGAGCAGGGTCAGTGTCGTTCCATCCACCGCGCCAGCCTATCGAGTGCAGGGCTGGGCGGCGGAACCGATCAGCCCAGGCGGTCCAGCCGATAGTGCAACCGGAACGCCGGGGCTGCGAAGACCCGCAGCACGTGATCGGTACGGACCACGCCCTCGTCGTCGACGTAGACGACAAAGGTCTCGTGAACGGGCAGCCGACGGACGAAGGTACGGCCGCCGTCCTCGACCAGGACGTAGGTCCCGGCGCTGCCGAACGGGCCCGGCGGCGATTCCAGCCGCAGCGCACCGCCGGGTAGCACGTGAGGCTGCAGGACCGCTTGCATGTTGCCCGACTGCAGCGGGAACGAGACCACCAGACTCAGCCGGTCTTCGCCGGGGACCTTCCGCGGCAGGTAGCAGCCGCTGTACACGTAATCGCCGGTCGACCGGAGGCTGCGCAGCCAGCCGGCGGCCAATTGCCGCCCGTCGGCATCGCGGATCGGCAGCACCCGGCTGTCCATCCCGTGCGCAACATCCAGCGGCCGCATCGGCAGTGCCAGCTGCTGCAGTCGGCGTCCCCAGAGCCGGGAGATCATCTCGCCGGGCGGCCAGAAGATCGGCGTCCAGGACGACCAGACCTCGATCCGATACCGGGCCGTGTGGTGGTAGAAGTCGCGCACCTGCGGGTGCAGGTCCGCCGCCGTGAAGCCCGGACCGTCGAGTTCGGACAAATCGCCGAGCAGGCCGGCGTCGTGGTCGTCGGCGATCAGACTGCCACCCAGCACCGCAGCGCCGTCCTGCAGCCAGCCGTCGGCGACCAGATCGCGCGGGCTGGTCGGCGACCGCAGCCAGCTGTCGTCGCCGTCCAGATCGACCTCGCGACCCAGCGTGCGCCACAACTTGCGGCTGCCGATGTCCAGCGGATGGGTACGCATTCCCGGACCCTAATGGCTGGTCGGCCCAGCAGCCGCTGCCGTCACACGATCCAGGCGGGTGCGATCGGCTCCCCTGCCCCCTCGGCCGAGATCGTGACGGCCCTGCCGTCGGCCGGCCCGGTGACCACGAACTCCGCGCCGCTGTCGGTGCTGACCTGCCGCCGGCAGCCGGCCGGGATGACCACGGTGTCACCGACCCGGAGGGCGAAGGTCTCGGCCTCGACCGTGATGGTCGCTGCACCGACGAGCAGGTGCCAAGCCTGCTCGACATCGAAGGCGTGCCGAGGGCCGCGCTGCGCGGCACGCATCGTGACCCGCCACAGGCTCAGCGTCGAGGTCCCGCCGTGGGTGGGCGAAGCCAGAGTGGCCATCAAGGCGTTCGGCGTCTCGGTGATGCGATGGTCGGAGCGGGCGATCTTGGCGCCAGGCATGTCGACTCCCTGATAGACAATGTGGTTGTCGATCACGATAGGCGTCTGCGTGCGATATCGTCAACCCAGTTGTCGATCTGGAGGTGACGGTGGCCGACATACCTGGCTGGCGCGTCGTGCTGCTCCTGGCCGGAGCGTTCCGCGACGGAGTCGACTCCCTGCACGGCGAACTCGCCGAACAGGGATACCCCGACGCTCGACCGCTGCACGGGTTCGCACTCCAGGCGATCGGTCCCGACGGGTGCACGATCAACGAGCTCGGCCAGCGTCTCGGGGTCTCGAAGCAGGCAGCGGCCAAGACCGCCGCCGGTCTCGAGCGGTCCGACCTTGTGGTCCGCGAATCGGTGCCGGCCGATCGGCGTGCGGTGCAGCTCCGGCGCACGCCGCACGCCGAGAGCTTCCTCGCCGCCAGCGCGGCCGGCTTCGAGCAGGTGATGGACCGTTGGCGGCGCCGACTCGGTCGTGCTCGCTTCGACGCGATGGTCGAGGCACTGATGGACGTAGCCGGCGACCGGCCGGTCGGCGATCTTCCCGGCTGGCTCGCCCAGCGATCGGGGGCGTCACGAGATGAACGGGGCTGATCTCCCGCGTTGTGCTCAGCGCGTCCGCAGCACGGTGACGGTTCCCCAGATCAGCGACGCGTCGGCGGCGCTGGCGTCGAGGGCGGTGAACGGGCCGGCGTGCAGAGTCGCGGCCGCCGAGAGCGGAGCAAAACTGCGCAGCACGATGGTTCCGCCCGGGCGAACGGCTCGGTGCGCGGCCGCCAGCAGTCGCCGCCGGTAGTCGGGATCGGCTCCGTCCAGCACGTTGGACAGCGACAGCCCGTCGTACCGCCCGGCCGGTACCGTCTCCAGGTGTCGGCCGATATCGGCCCGGACCCAAACGATTTCGGCCGGTCCCCCGGCGCTCGGCGCCACAGCAGGCAGGGTGCGGGCCGACGGCAGGCTCCAGTTCCGGTCCTCGCAACCCGCCAGCAGCCGCCAGGCGAACCGATTGCCGACCATCCCGTGCCGCGCCAGGCCCTCGCCGATCCGTTGCCGGATCACCGCGTCGAACGATGCCGGGAACGTCGCGCGCGCGGCCGGTCGGATGGTCCGCAGCACGGCGCCGGCCGGCCGGATCGTGCCGCCCAGTAAGCGGCTCAACGCTGTTGTGTCCAGAGACCGTTGCCAGTAGTCAGCTGCCTGCTCCGGTCCGGCGGAAGCCAGTCGCGGGCCGAGTTCGGACATCCGCCAGGCCGGCGCAGCCACCCGCAGCAGAGCTCGGCCGACCCTCATC
Protein-coding sequences here:
- a CDS encoding class I SAM-dependent methyltransferase yields the protein MAEPALPGTPWRPARRFGPVGRSAILFGVSYEDERVESDAFGPPGEVCVIGASGETAAACAAAGHRVTAVDINPSQLDYARNRLAGGPIRIGLAERVMRVGRALLRVAAPAWRMSELGPRLASAGPEQAADYWQRSLDTTALSRLLGGTIRPAGAVLRTIRPAARATFPASFDAVIRQRIGEGLARHGMVGNRFAWRLLAGCEDRNWSLPSARTLPAVAPSAGGPAEIVWVRADIGRHLETVPAGRYDGLSLSNVLDGADPDYRRRLLAAAHRAVRPGGTIVLRSFAPLSAAATLHAGPFTALDASAADASLIWGTVTVLRTR
- a CDS encoding cupin domain-containing protein codes for the protein MPGAKIARSDHRITETPNALMATLASPTHGGTSTLSLWRVTMRAAQRGPRHAFDVEQAWHLLVGAATITVEAETFALRVGDTVVIPAGCRRQVSTDSGAEFVVTGPADGRAVTISAEGAGEPIAPAWIV
- a CDS encoding AraC family transcriptional regulator encodes the protein MINTIFDSRRLPADQRLPRFDHLQRRSPHAMGVSSAEPEQFTALARSVELPQADLVDLSISTAQIRRSPRLVRTSDPGVHAALLLLRGRIGIRQLDREAILHPGDLTFYTSSAPFQIQLGGIGTDAGPVRLVRVQVPQERVQLGRPATSERFAEAVPTAHGMPALFADFLKRLADDREEFGAADLVRLDTVAADLFAATLQSDPTPADDDQQALLTMINDHVRRHLSDPALSPRSIAAAHNISLSVLHRLFRVRGITVAAWIRRLRLETARRLLTDPASAGVPVRRIGARVGYVDHSTFTRAFTAAYGMSPSAHRRISSEPDRAPVPAPERRAC
- the ftsY gene encoding signal recognition particle-docking protein FtsY; this translates as MDGTTLTLLIAGIIIVLGVTAGLVVTSRRRALRGTSKPELEKTPEQPAGSAGTAVEDREADTATRPDTAPAQPETAEPEVVQPETEPAVVEQPTVEKPEAPESRLVRLRRRLSGSNNALSRGLLALLSRDKLDEDTWEDFEDTLLSSDLGVNPTMELVEALRDRFKVEGISDPGQARGALREELIKIVDPTLDRTLGTVRGDHPAVVMVVGVNGTGKTTTVGKLARVLVAEDKDVLLGAADTFRAAAADQLETWGSRVGVPTVRGAEGADPASVAFEAVKAGTEAEADVVIVDTAGRLHTKTGLMDELGKVKRVIERQAPVTEVLLVLDATTGQNGLTQARIFAEVVDITGVVLTKLDGSAKGGIVIQVQRELGVPVKLVGLGEGVDDLAPFEATEFVDALLTQD
- a CDS encoding MarR family winged helix-turn-helix transcriptional regulator, which codes for MADIPGWRVVLLLAGAFRDGVDSLHGELAEQGYPDARPLHGFALQAIGPDGCTINELGQRLGVSKQAAAKTAAGLERSDLVVRESVPADRRAVQLRRTPHAESFLAASAAGFEQVMDRWRRRLGRARFDAMVEALMDVAGDRPVGDLPGWLAQRSGASRDERG